The proteins below are encoded in one region of Lactuca sativa cultivar Salinas chromosome 3, Lsat_Salinas_v11, whole genome shotgun sequence:
- the LOC111915449 gene encoding L-ascorbate peroxidase 3, translating into MIKALMGAAGSLLDEEYCKEIEKARRDLRALIFNKNCAPIMLRLAWHDAGTYDAKTKTGGPNGSIRNKEEYMHAANTGLKIAIDLCEEVKAKHPRVTYADLYQLAGVVAVEVTGGPTINFAPGRKDSNESPNEGLLPDAKQGAKHLRDVFYRMGLSDKDIVALSGAHTLGKAHPERSGFDEKPWTKDPFKFDNFYFLELLKEDSDSDSDSDGLLKLPTDKALLDDPNFRTYVELYAKDEEAFLKDYGESHKKLSQLGFTPPLSPNAAYHLRRFVKIIAAVSVILISYTIVSINLAKEINRKC; encoded by the exons ATGATCAAAGCATTAATGGGTGCAGCAGGTTCTCTATTGGACGAAGAGTATTGTAAGGAGATTGAAAAGGCTCGTCGAGATCTTCGTGCTCTCATCTTCAACAAAAACTGTGCTCCTATCATGCTTCGCTTAGC ATGGCATGATGCAGGGACTTATGATGCTAAAACAAAGACAGGAGGCCCAAATGGATCAATCAGGAACAAGGAAGAGTATATGCATGCAGCAAACACTGGTCTGAAAATTGCTATTGATCTCTGTG AGGAAGTGAAGGCCAAACATCCGAGAGTTACATACGCTGATCTCTATCAg CTTGCTGGAGTTGTTGCAGTTGAGGTGACAGGAGGCCCCACCATTAACTTTGCACCTGGAAGGAAG GATTCAAATGAGTCACCTAATGAGGGACTTCTTCCTGATGCCAAACAAG GTGCAAAACATCTCCGGGATGTGTTCTACAGAATGGGCCTATCTGATAAGGATATAGTCGCACTTTCAGGGGCCCACACTTTG GGGAAGGCTCATCCAGAAAGGTCAGGATTTGATGAGAAACCATGGACCAAAGATCCTTTCAAGTTTGACAACTTTTATTTCCT GGAGCTTCTAAAGGAAGATTCGGATTCTGATTCTGATTCTGATGGATTACTGAAACTTCCAACTGATAAAGCCTTACTGGATGACCCAAACTTTCGTACCTATGTTGAGCTTTATGCAAAG GATGAAGAGGCGTTCTTGAAAGACTATGGTGAATCACACAAGAAGCTTTCGCAGCTTGGTTTCACCCCACCTCTGTCACCGAATGCTGCGTATCATTTACGAAGATTTGTGAAAATTATTGCTGCTGTTTCTGTGATCTTAATCAGTTACACTATCGTCTCCATCAATCTCGCCAAAGAAATCAACAGAAAGTGCTAA